From one Phycodurus eques isolate BA_2022a chromosome 6, UOR_Pequ_1.1, whole genome shotgun sequence genomic stretch:
- the si:ch211-243a20.4 gene encoding uncharacterized protein si:ch211-243a20.4 has product MASQRYWHLFAMLIWILQMLLPLCLATEAPRLLIFNTAFVAITGEDLYVHYELNIPANQSKDVLTCFDPDHRQIFRHEVAATPGHAVSYKAVLDLKMLINSGEYHCRYKVAKVYWFLRLRDEGYRDVAMVDYTDFIVVAFFSGVLLVFSVVSSVYVFRGTWKQQMPKCGNPSNDRKQNKERTQAEKPEDDTMSVIITSSTSLYASLEPRPRSIYDVLERSAVDKPAPKPISGQRPVEQRTPAQDEGVFESVYENF; this is encoded by the exons ATGGCATCACAGCGATATTGGCATCTTTTTGCGATGCTGATTTGGATTCTCCAAATGCTCCTTCCTTTATGTTTAGCGACAGAAGCTCCAA GATTATTAATTTTCAACACCGCCTTTGTGGCAATCACGGGCGAAGATCTCTACGTTCATTACGAGCTGAACATCCCCGCCAACCAAAGCAAAGACGTCTTGACGTGCTTTGACCCTGACCACCGGCAGATTTTCAGACACGAAGTCGCTGCAACTCCAGGCCACGCGGTGTCCTACAAGGCCGTGCTGGACCTGAAAATGCTCATTAATTCGGGGGAATATCATTGCCGGTATAAGGTGGCCAAAGTGTACTGGTTTCTGCGACTGAGAG ATGAAGGCTACAGGGACGTCGCTATGGTGGACTACACAGACTTCATCGTGGTGGCCTTCTTCAGCGGTGTGTTGCTGGTTTTTAGTGTGGTCAGCTCTGTTTATGTCTTCAGAGGAACTTGG AAACAACAAATGCCCAAGTGTGGCAATCCAAGCAACGATCGAAAGCAGAACAAAGAACGGACCCAAGCAGAAAAGCCTGAGGATGACACTATGAGTGTAATAATAACTTCTTCCACATCGCTCTATGCT AGTCTTGAGCCACGACCTCGGTCCATTTATGATGTGCTGGAGCGCTCAGCTGTCGACAAGCCTGCTCCAAAGCCAATATCAGGCCAGAGACCG GTGGAACAACGCACACCAGCCCAAGATGAAGGGGTATTTGAGTCTGTCTATGAGAATTTCTGA
- the f8a gene encoding 40-kDa huntingtin-associated protein isoform X2: MAAEGDFLARYRAVSNKLKKRFLRKPNVAEASEQFGHLAKELRQQDCLQYAAFCNLAMARCEQTLFNAPGEALALTDAARLFLSSEKENHSLRVLGFDEHLQAALNCYSFASKVYVEMNQPMMAASLCLELGNALKEMNRPGEAIVHYQRAAELQTQMPVEALLSMGEMASCKILTQMQLMCQERGLQLPGTSTPVGAFLDIVARCEISRVLLLMLLEPPPQKLLPEHAQTLERYAWESFDPHSQVTFLPENVFLLLQSVVMACQEKDTESLKSLQTELWPVLTAELNHLLHLVVQERITPSGQGI; encoded by the exons ATGGCTGCAGAAGGTGACTTCTTAGCAAGATACCGAGCTGTATCGAATAAACTTAAAAA ACGTTTCCTCCGGAAGCCAAATGTCGCGGAGGCAAGTGAGCAGTTTG GCCACCTAGCCAAGGAGCTAAGGCAGCAGGACTGTCTGCAGTATGCCGCCTTCTGCAACCTGGCCATGGCCCG GTGTGAGCAGACTCTGTTTAACGCTCCGGGAGAAGCTTTGGCGCTAACTGATGCCGCACGCCTTTTTCTTTCCTCCGAGAAAGAGAACCACTCTCTGCGGGTGCTGGGCTTTGACGAGCACCTTCAGGCTGCACTCAACTGCTACAGTTTTGCCAGCAAG GTGTATGTTGAGATGAACCAGCCGATGATGGCAGCCAGTCTGTGTCTAGAACTTGGCAATGCACTCAAA GAGATGAACCGACCAGGCGAGGCAATTGTTCATTACCAGAGGGCTGCAGAGCTGCAGACACAGATGCCAGTGGAAGCTCTTCTGTCAATGGGAGAAATGGCTTCATGTAAAATTCTCACAC AGATGCAGCTCATGTGCCAGGAGAGAGGACTGCAACTACCAGGCACCAGCACCCCTGTTG GTGCCTTTTTGGACATTGTGGCAAGATGCGAGATCTCCAGAGTACTACTGCTTATGCTGCTTGAG CCTCCGCCTCAGAAGCTGCTACCAGAACATGCGCAAACACTGGAGAGATACGCATGGGAGTCCTTCGACCCACACAGTCAAG TGACCTTCCTGCCCGAGAATGTTTTCCTGCTCCTGCAGTCGGTGGTG ATGGCATGCCAGGAGAAAGACACGGAGTCCCTGAAGTCTCTTCAGACTGAGCTATG GCCAGTGCTGACCGCCGAGCTGAATCACCTCCTCCACCTAGTGGTTCAGGAGCGCATCACACCGTCTGGCCAAGGCATTTAG
- the emp1 gene encoding epithelial membrane protein 1, whose amino-acid sequence MLMLAGIVVVHLTAIILLLIATIDNAWWTADALSTDLWGRWELVNSAWHYTNLKDYTEEYLQAVQATSVLACIFAILALFVFVAQLFTLPKGQRFTFTGVLQLLACLCIMIAASIYTAEFHTGENGAYGHSYILAWISFVLTLLLAITYLVLRKKSE is encoded by the exons ATGTTGATGCTGGCTGGAATCGTTGTTGTGCATCTCACCGCCATTATCCTCCTCCTCATCGCTACCATTGATAAt GCCTGGTGGACCGCCGACGCGTTGTCGACTGACTTGTGGGGAAGATGGGAGCTGGTCAACTCGGCCTGGCATTACACGAACCTGAAAGACTACACAGAAG AGTACCTCCAGGCGGTACAGGCGACTTCAGTGTTGGCGTGCATCTTCGCCATCCTGgccctgtttgtttttgtggctCAGCTCTTCACTCTGCCCAAAGGCCAGCGCTTCACCTTCACCGGCGTTTTACAGTTGCTCGCCT GTCTATGTATAATGATCGCTGCCTCAATCTACACCGCCGAGTTCCACACCGGTGAAAACGGAGCATACGGACACTCCTACATCCTGGCCTGGATCTCATTTGTCCTCACGCTGCTCTTAGCCATCACCTATCTCGTCCTGCGGAAAAAAAGCGAGTGA
- the f8a gene encoding 40-kDa huntingtin-associated protein isoform X1 produces MAAEGDFLARYRAVSNKLKKRFLRKPNVAEASEQFGHLAKELRQQDCLQYAAFCNLAMARCEQTLFNAPGEALALTDAARLFLSSEKENHSLRVLGFDEHLQAALNCYSFASKVYVEMNQPMMAASLCLELGNALKEMNRPGEAIVHYQRAAELQTQMPVEALLSMGEMASCKILTRDYDGALSVFTEMQLMCQERGLQLPGTSTPVGAFLDIVARCEISRVLLLMLLEPPPQKLLPEHAQTLERYAWESFDPHSQVTFLPENVFLLLQSVVMACQEKDTESLKSLQTELWPVLTAELNHLLHLVVQERITPSGQGI; encoded by the exons ATGGCTGCAGAAGGTGACTTCTTAGCAAGATACCGAGCTGTATCGAATAAACTTAAAAA ACGTTTCCTCCGGAAGCCAAATGTCGCGGAGGCAAGTGAGCAGTTTG GCCACCTAGCCAAGGAGCTAAGGCAGCAGGACTGTCTGCAGTATGCCGCCTTCTGCAACCTGGCCATGGCCCG GTGTGAGCAGACTCTGTTTAACGCTCCGGGAGAAGCTTTGGCGCTAACTGATGCCGCACGCCTTTTTCTTTCCTCCGAGAAAGAGAACCACTCTCTGCGGGTGCTGGGCTTTGACGAGCACCTTCAGGCTGCACTCAACTGCTACAGTTTTGCCAGCAAG GTGTATGTTGAGATGAACCAGCCGATGATGGCAGCCAGTCTGTGTCTAGAACTTGGCAATGCACTCAAA GAGATGAACCGACCAGGCGAGGCAATTGTTCATTACCAGAGGGCTGCAGAGCTGCAGACACAGATGCCAGTGGAAGCTCTTCTGTCAATGGGAGAAATGGCTTCATGTAAAATTCTCACAC GTGACTATGATGGCGCCTTGTCCGTGTTTACAGAGATGCAGCTCATGTGCCAGGAGAGAGGACTGCAACTACCAGGCACCAGCACCCCTGTTG GTGCCTTTTTGGACATTGTGGCAAGATGCGAGATCTCCAGAGTACTACTGCTTATGCTGCTTGAG CCTCCGCCTCAGAAGCTGCTACCAGAACATGCGCAAACACTGGAGAGATACGCATGGGAGTCCTTCGACCCACACAGTCAAG TGACCTTCCTGCCCGAGAATGTTTTCCTGCTCCTGCAGTCGGTGGTG ATGGCATGCCAGGAGAAAGACACGGAGTCCCTGAAGTCTCTTCAGACTGAGCTATG GCCAGTGCTGACCGCCGAGCTGAATCACCTCCTCCACCTAGTGGTTCAGGAGCGCATCACACCGTCTGGCCAAGGCATTTAG